Proteins from a single region of Corynebacterium casei LMG S-19264:
- a CDS encoding DNA-formamidopyrimidine glycosylase family protein has protein sequence MPEGDSVLQLSNKLQFMVGREVTHTSIRVPRYATATFTGYYCENVWPYGKHLFMQFGEQILHTHLKMEGQWSIHYEGDKWRKPGFSARVVLRLANNPRDIEVVGHSLGNVDVYPIDNYYDHIAHLGPDILDEQWQHSGRGEAIARIFARPERSIGAALLDQKNVAGIGNEYRVEACFIAGIHPSDPVAVIGPELVEKIVDISHRIMWANRNSPVRVTTGVRRAGETTYVFGRNHKRCRRCGTLIYTDRLGGPDAGGEEGELERIIWVCPHCQPHREA, from the coding sequence ATGCCTGAAGGCGATTCAGTTCTTCAGCTGTCCAACAAATTGCAGTTCATGGTTGGACGGGAAGTCACCCATACTTCCATTCGGGTACCGCGCTATGCCACAGCCACGTTTACCGGCTATTACTGCGAGAACGTGTGGCCCTATGGCAAGCATCTATTCATGCAGTTCGGGGAGCAGATTCTGCACACTCACCTCAAGATGGAAGGGCAGTGGTCCATTCATTATGAAGGCGACAAATGGCGCAAGCCTGGCTTTAGTGCTCGCGTTGTCCTGCGTCTTGCCAATAACCCACGCGATATTGAAGTAGTAGGCCACAGCCTTGGCAACGTGGATGTTTATCCGATTGACAACTATTACGACCATATCGCACATCTGGGGCCCGACATTTTGGATGAGCAGTGGCAACACAGCGGTAGGGGTGAAGCGATTGCGCGCATCTTTGCCCGCCCCGAGCGTTCCATTGGTGCTGCACTACTGGATCAGAAAAACGTCGCGGGCATCGGCAACGAATACCGCGTGGAAGCCTGCTTCATCGCTGGCATCCATCCCAGCGATCCCGTTGCAGTAATAGGGCCCGAACTGGTGGAGAAGATCGTTGACATCTCCCACCGCATCATGTGGGCAAACAGAAATTCCCCAGTGCGCGTAACCACCGGCGTGCGGCGCGCCGGGGAGACCACCTATGTCTTTGGCAGAAACCACAAGCGCTGCAGGCGTTGCGGCACGCTAATCTACACAGACAGACTTGGCGGCCCCGATGCCGGCGGTGAAGAAGGCGAGCTCGAGCGCATCATCTGGGTCTGCCCGCACTGCCAGCCCCATCGGGAAGCCTAG